The sequence below is a genomic window from Phyllostomus discolor isolate MPI-MPIP mPhyDis1 chromosome 11, mPhyDis1.pri.v3, whole genome shotgun sequence.
ttctttctctcatatatatttttttgccttttaaagatatttgacttttttggtttattttaatcAGTCCATTTTTCACTCTTCAAAGTTAGAAGTTGTGACTGTATTTCTAACTGATGTTGGTTACTCTTGAAATTTTACCAGGTATACTTAATAACGCCTAAAATTAACTGGTATCTTCATCCTGGACAATataagaattttagaaaacatgaaattcaAACATATTCCTTGAAGTTTGTTATTTTGCccaatattttttgtattattcaactgcaattatttttaatgtatattttattgattatgttattacagttgtcccagttttttctcccctttatcccccttcaccccacaccccaccaacCTCCAGCAATCCTGccctcacttagttcatgtccatgtgttgtacatataagttctttggcttctccaattcctatactattcttaacctccccccatctattttgtgcctatcaattatgcttcttattccctgtacctttaaccccattctcccttctccccttcccactgataaccctccatgtgatctccatttctgtgattctcttcctgttctagttgtttgcatagttcatttttgcttttgctttaggttcagttgttgatagttgtgagtttgttgtcattttactgttcatagtttttcatcttctttttcttagataagttcctttaacatttcatataataaggacttggtgatgatgaacccttgaacttgaccttatctgggaagcactttatctgtccttccattctaaatgaaagctttgctgtatagagtaatcttggatgttgatccttgcctttcatgacttggaatacttgtttccaaccccttcttgcctgtaagatttcttttgagaaatcagctgatagtcctatgaATACTCCTatgtatgtaactgtctcctttcttcttgctgcttttaagattctctccttatctttaattgtgagtaaattatgatgtgtcttggtgtgttggatccaactgctttgggactctgagcatcagggcttgcatgtctagttccttggCCAGATTAGGGACTAGACATGCAAacccttctccttcattatttgttcgaataaattttcagtttcttgctcttcctcttctctttctgacactcctatgattcagatgttggaatgtttaaagttgtcctggaggttcttcagcctctcctcatttttttgaattgtttctttattctgttccagttggatgtttatttcttcctttcgttccaaatcattgatttgagccctggtttccttctcatcactgttggttcactgtatattttcctttattttactttgtacaaCCTTCATAGCTTCCTTCATTTTGGGACcgaactcaatcatttctgtgagcatgctgatcactagtgtttttgAACTTTGCAAAACTATcattttgcatctgataggttttctatttcctcatcacttagttctttttctcaaattttgatctgttctttcacttaggttgtatttctttgtcttggcacacctgttatgttgtaaggggtaggGCCTTAGGCATTTGCCAGGCCAGAGCACGTTGTGGTGCTGTTATGTAGGGgttggtcagagagggaacaattccacttgcttgcttggctcttgcccatCTTTCCATcatttcccacaagcaaattgggcccttctggtgctgattcctgggggGGTTGGGCTTCTGTATAtcctaggatcctgtgggcccctccaatggACTTTCCTGTGATCCTAGGAGTTTCTCCTGTGCtgaacccccacaagttttttcagccagagcctttgaggctttatttccttactctggaaccctgggttgcatagtttgtctccctctccagttgttcctcctggcttatctgcacgCAAACGTGGGAAATCACACCTGGTttgccaccttgctgtgcatcctctctgcccccacttcTTATCTAggtgaatgtttttttctttaactctttggttgtctgaTTTCCATGCCgtttgatattctggcagttttagttatattttgtttttaaaatggttgttatccttctttttgttgtgcaaggaagtgaagcatttctacctatacctccatgtTAGCCAGATCTTACCCGGTATCTCTTTAAACCTAtgaattttacattattattatcattatttaatatatttagtaattatttaCCTTAATCTACATATTTTACTACTTTCTCTGCCCGTTATTTCTTCTTGTATCTTAGACCTACTTTCTCAGttcaccttcctctctcctgaTGTTCATCCTTCAGAATTTCCCTGTAGTGAAGGTTTGTTGATGGTAAGCTCTCACAGTTGTggtttatttgaaaatatctttattgttaGTCTGGATAGACAGATCTAGATTGACAATTATTTTCTCTCAGAAATTTGAAgatattatttcattgtcttctggTTACTATTACTACTATTGAGAAGTTCATTTTCATCTAAAaactgttgcttttcttttcttgtttgacTGGTTTTTAAGATCTTTGTCTTTGGTGTACAGAAGGTTTACTAAAATGGTGACTAgagtttacttctttcttcttccctcctatctccctttcttcctaCACATGGTATAGtttacttttttctatattttcagatTCATGTCTTTTATCAGTTCTATAAAATATCACCCCTAGTACTTTAAATGTCACTTATATTTGATCCTTTCTATATTCTCCTTCAGAGATGACAAATAGACATATTTAGAAGCTTTTTATTCTATgctctttgtcttttaataacttttcattctgtctccttttctcactGTGCTATATTCTGATTAATTCTTCATATCTAATTAacacttttctaattttcttttcatttgtgtccAATCTGTTTAACCCATcctctgaatttttaattttagccattatattttccatatatggaagttctatttgattctttttaaatttttttttaatattttatttatttatttttagagagggaagggagggagagagagagagagatcaatgtgcggttgctggaggttatggcctgcaacccaggaatgtaccctggctgggaatcgaacctgggacactttggttcccagcccgcgctccatccactgagctacgcctatttgattctttttaaaaaattgattttaaccctggctggtgtaggtcagtggattgagctctgcactatgaaccaaagggtcacagggttcaattcccagtcagggcataggcctgggctgcaggcaaggtccccagttaggggacatgcaagaggcaaccacacatagatgtttctctccctctctttctctttcccttcccctctctctaaaaacagataaataaaacctttttttttaaagtaagaagaattgattttagagagagaggaaataagagagagatggaggaagagagaaacatcaatttgttcttccacttacttatacatttttttctaatcctcacccaaggacatgcttattgattttagagagaggggaaaggggtagCAAAGAGAGGcggggagaaatattgatgtgagagagaagcatcaattggttgccttccacacatgtcctgaccagggactaaaCTCGCAacctacttatttatgcatttattggttaatTTGTGTATGTGCCCTCacaagggatcaaacccacaaccttggcatattggaaggatactctaatcaactgagctatctggccagggtctatttgattcttttttatatatgCTGAATGTGAAAATTCCATGATATTTGCATCtaatttgcttttgttgtttgctGACTTATACTTATGCTATGAAATCATATTGATTGTAATTAATTCTTGGTAAGTATAAGAGCCTGAGTGGGAAGGTTTTCCTCCAAAGAGAATTTGTGTTTGCTTCTGCTTGGAGGCAAGGGCAGTGCTAATCTAAAGTcacagtttattttttccatctttgcaGCTGTCTTGGGCTTAGAATCTTATACCATGTCTGACAGAGGCTTTTGGTTCCTAGCTTTCTTATTATTCTGACCTTACAAAGTCAGAATTCaactcttttttttgttgttgctattttacATTGGCCTCTGGAAAACTATCTTACATTCTTAAGATCCCAGTAATGCATTAAAAAGTACTTTTGttgaaatgtatccattttataGTAAGATGGCCCTTCAGAGAATATGCTGTGCCAATTTGCCAAAAGTAAAgtgcacattattttaaaaaattattatgaaccTGAACAAAATTAGTCTGAAGTTTATTCTCACACACAGAGTCAAATAGTTATTAAATGGAGCAGCCCCCTAACTTTTATTCCATTTCCCCTCTCCAAAGACAGTCCCTTTTACCCCTTCTAGCTTATTCTTGTGGAATTCACCTGCATACCTCTAAATAATATACTTCTTGAATTTGTCCCCCAATTTTAGGCATGATATTGACACCCTGCTATAGGATTTACTTCTGTCTCCACTATCACCCTATCTCCATGATCTGTGAGCCATCTCTCAGTTGTCTCAGTACAATTATATGTAACTTTGATGAGATTAGTATTCAGTGTAAAAGCTATTTCGAGTTGAACTATGTTGTAATAAACTGATTACCTTTCCTTTTCTGctgatgttacagaacagaccagggGGGGTGAATGATATATTactaccaaaaggaccccccttttTTCTCTGGGGATCCCCCCTGTATTAGGTTCACTTTGCCTGCAgagaaaagacatctctcaatgccagagattggtgaaaaggaaaggaattatttatttaagagttGTACAGGTTTAGAGTTACggcttaatgtcttcattaaatactaaagttctttagaatacccacaaatgcacacagtccttcctcatcccttttgcccagtccagggtatgtatctcaggaaaagaagtagaagtttgTGATTCAGGCTtctagcaccatcagctgtgttgccaccacaatctccagttaatccaaagccatgagGCACCTTCCCacggcccaccagcaagagtcctttcccccttttcttccaggcaaagtctctcctgctgcctaagccacgtggcaaaagggtaCACCTCAGAACTGCATGGTCCTAATTCTCACCCAAACCACATGGTCTCCACCCTCTGCCAAAGCCGTGTGATCCTGACCTTTGCCCAAACCTTGTGGTGATTCCTGTCAtagctgccacatctgggtttaaatccccatacCAGTCttgctctgcagccccattttcaaCTCCCCCCCacaatcagttatacctgccagcattcctataTTCTTCTCGCTTTACTGGGCAGCCACAGTAAATCTGgtcaggtgtggccctgtggcatggagccaatcatctccaagctctcatgaaGGTTCTGTGATCAGGGGGAGTcacatcctgggttgaagtcactcccatccccctggctcaaagcagggccacagctatttaacatatctatacaaccagttaaaggctatagatatgctgaatgaccatgccagagattagctgcaaagctgttgctatgcaaaacagctctcaatggccctgctccttgtgtcccatcccccagctcagactagtgggggtgaagacatcatatatatatttttttctctaatatttcctgaacaccctgagttctagaccccattacaaatctaTATTTGGGGCccacccttggctgcaccctgttacaccaaCATATTGTATTTCCTGAAGTTCATaattatcttctctctctctcatttttggtttggtttggtttggtttggttttttgctGGCCTAGTTTCCTATTCAGTTATTACTAAGTTAACACTACTTCTTCACTAATTGTCTAAATATCTTCATTATATATTCAAAAGCATCCagtattttatcagttttattttcttggagaAATCTCTCCTTGAATCTTCTGATCCCCTCAAGACTTGAGTGCATTTCCCTCACCTCTCTCTTGTGTTAGATTTCCTGTGGCTTTGTTTATCTGGGTATGTTTCCTTGTTTGGGTGATCACACCCTTTAGTAGTTCCTATTGAGAAGGCTCCCCTCTGAAGCATAGAAACAACTTAAATAAAcataaactcattttttttctaatttgatttGTAAGGAGTGGGGATAGGTTAGGAGTTTATGGTCATTAGGGGGTCTTATACTGACCATCAGAAAAATCAAAGGAGGAACTCTGAACTGTGATTTAAGAACCTAAAGTAATAAAATCTGGAATGTCACTTATAGGAAACTTAGTTTGATACTAGCAACCTGGTTCAGTGAAAAGGATAGGGCATTTGACAACAGATGATCCATTTAAACTTCCCTATTGTAACACTCTTTAGTGGAGAGGGGAACTTGAGCCTGATAATCTTAAGAGCCTTTCCTTATCTGTCTGGTAAGATTGGTGATAATGAAAGGACCAGCTGTGAAActcagaggggttgggggaggaagatAACAGAGAAAGACGAAAGGCcaagtcaaggaacaagtataaaggacctgtggacatggacaacagggtggaatttgactggggggagggggtggcatgAGCAGGGCAGTGGAGAGCAATATGAGAAAAactggggcaactataatagaacaacagtttttttaaaaagtactttgtaaactcaaatactaaataaatattattttttttaaagcagtagtGTCAGTTTTAAAGGAATAAAGCTTAGAAAATTTAGGACAATGGATAGTTAGTACATTCCTTAAGATGTCGTTTTCACATAGAAGAACATATTTGGTGGTCAAGAACACAGACTTTGGAGCCAAACTTCTGTGTCTGTATTCTGATTAATGTCTCATCCTAACAGTGTGACACTGGGCAAATTActccacctctctgtgcttcagtttcctcttctgtaaaataaatgtaatcatGATAAAAATAGTATTGGCTCCACAGAATTACATTAAATGGgctgatatttttttaagtacttaggacagtgcctgacacatagtaagtgttaTATGGGTGTTTGATAAATACCTAAATAGCAATTGTTTTAACTATACTCCTGGGCATGTGTTGGATTTATCAATTCAGGATTCTGATGATTGTTTAGAAAGCCAAGGTTTGCTGGTAATGATTCATACTTTGGATTTCTGCTTATCAAAGGGTAAAATATTGGCACAGGTAGGTTTTTGCTCTCAGTGTCATGGAGTTTTCCAAGTTTGCTATTGCTTTAACCTTCTCCCTGAACTATTATAGACAAAGAAAACACTGTAGAGATAAGAAAATACCACTTTTCCTTTCAAGCTCCCTCATAGATTTCTTAACACTACAGGGCTAGAAAGAGCTATCTTAGaaaaatcttattatttttttttcaggaaatcagagagaaaattatttttcttaagcaGTTAAGTAATAGATTTTTACTTTGCATTGCTGTTCCAAGTACTTGAACAATTCTTGGCAGAAAGGGAGTAAAAAATGGCTAGAGAAAGATGGCCAGATCTGCCTCTGAGGGCCTGGGCTCCATGAGAATGGTTCAGAGCAAGAGAGAGCTGGGCTGAGATCTGGGTCCTGAGCAAGACTTCCTCACAATGACTTTCTCCATTATGAGAAACAGAGGGAGGATGCCTGCCACAGGGGCTGGTACGGGCTGTCTGAGGACAGTTGACCTCAGCAGAGGGTCCCAGAAAGCCCCTGGCCTACAGGAATTAGAGCAGTAGCTCCCTACCCCACCACCTGCTCTGCTTGACATAGGACCTACAGCTGCCAGGAGGGCCATCTTGTCCAAGCTATCTTCCACTATGAAAAGCAAGAGGGCCCTCTTTTCAACCTGGGCCCATCATAATGGCTCCCGCAAAGAAGGGTGGCGAGAAGAAGAAGGGCCGTTCTGCCATCAACGAGGTAGTAACCAGAGAGTACACCATCAACATCCACAAGCGCATCCATGGAGTGGGCTTCAAGAAGCGTGCCCCTCGGGCACTTAAAGAGATCCGGAAATTTGCCATGAAGGAGATGGGAACTCCAGATGTGCGCATTGACACCAGGCTCAACAAAGCTGTCTGGGCCAAAGGAATAAGGAATGTCCCATACTGAATCCGAGTGCGGTTGTTCAGAAAACGTAATGAGGATGAAGATTCACCAAACAAGCTCTATACATTGGTCACCTATGTACCTGTCACCACTTTCAAAAATCTACAAACAGTTAATGTGGATGAGAACTAACTGCTGATTGTcgaataaagttataaaactgccaaaaaaaaagaaaaaaaaaagaaaagcaagaggaaGCCATTTGCCCTCAAAGCAATAGTCAGTTTTTCTGAAGTTCCATAGGATCACCCACCCTGGACAGTGTTCTTTGAATGTTTCTACTCCCTCCATCTGTATTGGATATTAGGACCCAAGGAAGGTTAGTAAGACTGTAAGGAAGGTTAGTGGTTGTAAAGAAGACAAGGATGTAGAAGTGAGGGGATTGTGTCAATATCCCCCATGTAAGACACTTTGGAGGTGCCTCCTCATGAACAATAATTCATACAAGGACTCCTGTCAGGTGCTGCAGAAGTTGCAATCATTGCATTTATGAATGAGTTGCTCATTAAGAAACACCAAATATCAAAGTTATTggcatattattaaatttatttattggtttgtttatttttagagagaagggaagaggaggagagaaacattgatgtgagagaaaaacattgattggttgcctctcatatgcaccctcaTGGGGgcctgaacctgcaactcagacatgtgccatGACTAGGGATGGAACTGACAAACttccactttgtgggatgatgcctaacccactgagccacaccagtcaggggtatTATTGgcttattattaattttttagtaaTATGAATGATTTACTGATATTCATTGTTTTAAACAAACTAGTTAACTCTTGAGTTAGTCTGTAATACCTTTAATTGCACATTGGAAGATCCTTTTCTACCCTGAATGTATGTGTTCTCTTTAATTTGTGCACTCTTGTTTGACTTCCTTTTGAGCATGTACTCacacatatgtgtgcacacatatacatagacACAAAATCCCCATTTATACTTACCTTATGCACACACATATCCATTTGGCTAGATTTTAAATACCTCAGTGATGTCACTTTGAAATAAATTAGTAGACTAGAAAGGCCTACTTTCCCACAGGGAGAAAGCTAAATGATGGGCAGTGAATGATTAAATGTATACAGGGGTGTGGGGAGCTAACTCCTCTTTATAGGGGTGTGAAATTAGGATGGGAGGGCTCTTCTTCCGAGGGGAGCCTTCCCTTTATTAAAAGACTTGAGAGTTTAGATTTCTTTAATAGGAATTAGGGTACCCGTGAATCTTTTTGGAACAGTATGGAAAGCTGAACCATGCTTAGCAACTCTGAAAGGTCTTTTTGATCCTTAAATGTTCTGATATAAAAACCTATCCAAGTTTTCATAAAAGTAGTAAAGTGTTTTCAGTCCTTTGTCAGTCTCGTCATATCCATAATAACCTTTTCTCTTTTGTGGAATAATTGTTTTCAAAacctagaaaacaaacaaacaactcctCCTCATTGTTTTATTCTTCAAAACAGGAATCTTCTTAAtgcaagaattaaaatatttctattaggATCATAATAGTCAGCAATTTCCATTTAATGAGCTCAACGAAATCTTTTTACAAAGAGATACAGGCTTCCATTTgccagttattttcttttctgcaatTCCTAGGAATTCATTTAAGACTGAGTATGATCTCTAATGTTATATACCTAACTTTGAAAAGCCCAGGCATAGGCAGTAAAACAGGCCTTTGAGCTTTAGCTTAAAATTAAGACTGGAAGAAAGGAACTCAGCTTAAATGAACTGAAACTTTATAAAAGCAGAAACTATAGCCCATCCCTCTGAAATGAAATAATAGCTTGGAGAGTATAGTGTAAATCATTAAACTTACTTATTCCAAGTTTAGCTaccaactaatttttttttctttttttatcaggAGACCACAGGTGATTTTAACAAAATGAGCCCAAGAGGCTTCAGTTTGCCAAATCTTTATGACCAAAGAAGCAAGTACACATAGCAACCACCAAAATAAAGGGATGACAGCAGGAAATCTTGCAGAGCAACATGGTTGATATAAAAGCAtagtatattttttcaagttttcttattttagtgGCCAcaattcaaaacaaagaaataccaCCATGTTTTCAATAACAAATAGGTGGAAATATTTTGAGGCATAATTTAACATTCTGATTTAGAgagctaatttaaaaataatattacacttttccattacatttttgtatttttaaatatcctcaGGTTGGTGATAGTGGTGTTGGTGGTggtttaattgttattctatacCTGCTATGTAGGTTGGGAAAGATGATGTtttaatgggaaaagaaaaggaaagtgtgTCTTGTTAGGGAAAAATGTCAACAAGAATTAGACCAAGGTATAGCCTGTCTTTCTACTAAAGACATGTTGTctgtttcaaatatatttttgtatttttccccatgtGATGCAGCTGTGCTAGCCATTCATTGGTCAGAAATTAACCTCTAAAAGTTAGCAGTTGGGCTCTGAATTTTCAGCCAAGGGTAGTCTGAGAAGCAGTGTGTTCTTTGGCAAAGAATTGGTTAGCTCCAGATAACCAAAAAGATCTCCCTAGACATCTGTCTGAAGAGCAAAAGCctagaaagaaatataaaccaGTGAAGTAACCTGAGATGAAAGTGGGTTTCCCAAAGATTCAAGTTTTTTCAGTAGAAGGTGAATTCTCTGAGCCTCCCAGGGCAGAATAACAAAGCTAGGGTTGGGCCCTGACAGGCTGTTTTCCTAAGCCTATCATGCATATTGTCTAAATGCTATTTCCTAGTAGCAGGGGAAGGTTGATAGTCTGGCCTAACTGGTGCAGCCTTGCAGGGCACAGGGGGTGTCAAGAGCTTCTCTTTTCTGAAGCTGTGATGGATATATACATGGAGGAAGGTGAAGTAGATGGAGCCAATAAATGGAAAAAACTGTTTCAAGTAGGCTGCCAGAACAAAGGGAGCCTGAAGTAGGTATGAAACATCCAGTTTTGGAGTCAAGACATTAGAGAGTTAGGGTGAACCAGATCAAGAACTCTCATTGATCAGGGTAGTCTTGGCTCTCTAGGCTGGGATTACTCAACTGAGCTTTTCTATACTTCCTCTGGAGGCATACTGCACATATAAGCCTTCAACTTTGAGGGTTAGGGGGAAACAGGCATTATCGTACCTCCTTCCTGGGGTGTCTGAAGGATGATAGCCTTTTTGAATTTTGGCCCATTTCTGGGCCAGAAGTAATTTCCCACAATCCTTCTTTCCAACTTTTGCACTTTCTAAGAGAACAGGGGGTTGGAGCTGACCATGGTGCTGAAGTTGCTCCAACTACAATACAGTACTCAGAGACCATTTAGTGAGTACTTCAGGTGTGCCAGCTCTATAGCAGTCCTCCCTTATCTGTAATTTAGCTTTCTGCGATTTCAGTTACACATGCTCAACCACAGTCCAAAAATACTAAATGGGAAATTTCAGAAACTAACAACTCATAGATTTTAAATTATGCACTGTCCTGGATAGTTAATGAAATCTTGCACTGTTCCTCTCGGTCCCATCCAGGACATGAATCATCAGTTCTTCCAATGTATCCATGCTGTATACTGCACttgcccattagtcacttagtagctgtctaGATTATCAAATCAGTTTATCAGAGAGACCACACATACCTTTTATTACAATACATTGTtatataattgttctattttattattgctgttcatctcttactgtgtctattataaattaaactttatcataggcatGTATGTTTAGGAAAAAACTTGTTATATATAAGGTTCAATACTACTTCCAATTCCAGACATCCACTGAGAGTCTTGGAATGTATCTCCCATGGATAAGGGGGTCTACTGTATTTCTAAGTGTCTTGCATGGACTAACTCATTTCATGCTCACAGCAACTCTATGAAAGAGgtgctattattattctcattgaCAGGTAGGAAAGTGTAATACAAACTTACCCAAAATTACACATCTAATAAGTAGGAGAGCCAGGCAGTCCACACCCTAGAGCTGTTTGCTTCACTTGCTAATGAGATTTATTAGCAGAGCCATACAGAACCTGTCAGATTTTCACCTGTCCAAATGTCATCCTGGCAGAAGTGGGCCATAGTTCCCTATGTTGAGTTGCCACAGCAGGTTGCTATGAGTTGGTATCTTGGAgagagccagacacagaagggaaGACTGGTTGGGAGTGAATAAAAGTGActagtccagccctggctggggtggctcagttggtgggattATTGTCCATagccaaagggttgtgggtttgattcccagtcagggcacatacctgggttgtgtgTCTAATCCCTGGCCCAGGCATGTACAATCCTCAGTACAGGCATGTAGGAGAGGTTATCAATTGATGTTGCTctcactcactgatgtttctatctccttttctcccttctctcgctcttaaaaaaaaagcaatgaagaaaaatgtccttgggtaaggataaaaaattttttttaaatattccccATCATAACAGTCATCATACCTTAATGTAATGATTTGTTCCACACCTGTTTCCCTGGTAGACTGTCAGTTTTGAAAAGTGGGTGCTATTTTATCTCCCACATATTCCCATAGTGCAtagtacatagtaggtactcagcaaacatttaatgGATAAATGCATTACATGTGATCAATATGGTGATAATTTATAATACATGTATTTCAACATTAATAGAAGCAGCATAAATCtgttaaaatctgaaaaaatatctCGTCagaatggaggcataggtaaacatgcttcacctctaCACAGAActatagcaaaaattacaactagactacaaaaacAAATGTTACCCAGATTcttcagaaaatcaagctgtatggaagtccaacaaccaaagatttagAGAAGCCACTTTCAGATGGcagccttttctacaataggccatgttACTAGGACAGGggatcaaagcagctctacttaatacacagaaacaaacacagggaggctgcttaatacacagaaacaaacaaaaggaggagacaaagaagtattgtccaaatgaaaaaaaaaaaagaacaaaactccagaaaaaaaactaaacatgatggatataagcaacctatcagatgcagatatCAAAATACTTCTTaaaggatgctccaggaactcacagGTACTCAacggcataaaaaaga
It includes:
- the LOC114508519 gene encoding 60S ribosomal protein L31-like, yielding MAPAKKGGEKKKGRSAINEVVTREYTINIHKRIHGVGFKKRAPRALKEIRKFAMKEMGTPDVRIDTRLNKAVWAKGIRNVPY